A genomic segment from Drosophila miranda strain MSH22 chromosome 3, D.miranda_PacBio2.1, whole genome shotgun sequence encodes:
- the LOC108158531 gene encoding golgin subfamily A member 4 isoform X1 has translation MFANLKNKLIEEVKASPSKFQQFATAAQAAVSSSTNTTPNSSDTNTSSGTNENFFSITEEDTPQNSPYRIQKLPATSASSLRGRSSTQSLNGLGGGAIPRSRKLSNSSMASDVSFRLPSYDAPAVYHLQSDLDETSSEFDDSASTARLDVITKDQLYDAYKKSLDRYHKYRCRYTDLAKKYKELERDSTKARSVLVETQDKALRRISELREQCTLEQQAKAHLEEALRIEMDDMSCKMQAYQTKLKLLGENPENISAALERVSQGLDSDKLIDLEESGVRSQPPANGGSTEDLSHLQQLLEERQVQLREMTEKYAALQKQEEENVLLLAQTKQAIHTELEHKDIEVRQLQEKLKQYESQRESHTSDVKDQLKKLLEIKQEGDAKLIATEHLLSTLRGEHTAKEQQVVALEKQLEALKAECETKLNEMRQHSEDRGPEELKKLQVAKNTAEAQLSSTNELLKSLKLQHTTKEEQVVALEKQLETLKADSESKLKELRQQSQERGSEELKKLQVAKETAEAKLLSTEGLLNTLKMQQSAKEDEVVALERQLETLKVESDQTLQKLQQENKDLESENKAAKDQLQELQLARGEAEASLFSTEQLLISLRGELSAKSEQVGELEKEVHALRTDSEQSLQDLRQHNDQLLEIVQRSQQMDFEGQLKQTKDNLAALEGQLAEREQQILELEKSLEIERESVAALSTEKTSLEEQHKLRLEQLQREIQMLQDQHESTESETIAALKAQLETLNQELAGSRASLLAKEKELKASGNKMNKLKKQHDQQQAKTSEQSVRVEQLQKEMAESQSLARQVESEKEELQTRVSSILEEITSMQAHLQQVQDSHGQLEGENRKLESRIEALQREQQSNSAQDERATAKIDEIQSENTKLSERNCLLEEQANHLQLQLQAKQDELSKVQAKMQQVLDEHSKLQNAQELMDHDYRTLQDKCDAYEKETLLNKDALECLQAASEELQRVKTNLERDLADQQQHLLELRERQREHEQQVKDQSERCTELETSHLESESQLQATIQNLRLQIDAFRLTEQGVQEKMQATSVAQASQMATLEARWSAANADVERLHEANDALQLAMDQQSQRLEELQETLAQKDRQLEITVDSTQKLAKYEEIQVENEYLHKHTKQLKHELAENGELKEKLKSLQCELYVLQEQVEHHATQVTEKESQSATAKAEADQLKTALEDQALELTRQREHASFVTEQSDAVQTELLQTQQHLQERQSELAKAQEEQISLQAAIAELHKEVASLKEQPASSASAATDADSLRILNEQLQRELEGLKHKSNGAESNMQQEIEELQANNQQMAERINELETLRAGIQAQQLLNSMAPKHVQEAAATSEKAVLESKLKEIMNEVQDVTNRNLFLEQKCENFLILEQSNERLKLQNAKLSRQLDETLVSMQHSESVPANTEFEYLRNIMFQYLTGNTNNETLVKVISAVLKFSPQQSQVALEKEHQRRSLLNKLI, from the exons ATGTTTGCCAATCTGAAGAATAAGCTGATCGAGGAGGTGAAGGCGTCACCATCCAAATTCCAACAATTCGCGACTGCTGCACAG GCGGCCGTGAGCTCATCGACGAACACAACACCAAACAGCTCGGacaccaacaccagcagcggcaccaATGAGAACTTTTTCAGCATCACGGAGGAGG ACACGCCTCAGAACTCGCCGTACCGCATACAAAAGCTGCCAGCGACGAGCGCTTCTTCGCTGAGGGGACGCTCCTCCACACAATCCCTCAATGGATTGGGCGGCGGAGCCATACCAAGGAGCCGCAAGCTGTCCAACTCATCCATGGCCAGCGATGTGTCCTTTCGCCTGCCCTCCTACGATGCCCCAGCC GTCTATCACTTGCAATCGGATCTGGATGAGACGAGCAGCGAGTTTGATGACTCTGCTTCGACGGCACGCCTGGATGTAATCACCAAGGATCAGCTGTACGATGCGTACAAGAAGTCCCTCGATCGCTACCACAAGTATCGCTGCCGCTACACGGATCTGGCCAAAAAGTACAAGGAATTGGAGCGTGACAGCACCAAGGCAAGG TCGGTGCTGGTGGAGACACAAGACAAGGCGCTGCGTAGGATCAGCGAACTGCGTGAGCAATGCACACTGGAACAGCAGGCCAAGGCGCATCTGGAGGAGGCACTACGGATCGAAATGGATGACATGAGCTGCAAGATGCAGGCCTACCAGACCAAGCTCAAGCTGCTCGGCGAGAATCCGGAAAATATTTCGGCTGCCCTAGAGCGGGTCAGTCAAGGTCTAGACAGCGACAAGCTGATTGATCTGGAGGAATCAGGAGTTAGGTCCCAGCCTCCCGCGAATGGCGGTTCGACTGAGGACTTGTCCCATCTGCAGCAGTTGCTGGAGGAGCGGCAAGTGCAGCTTCGAGAGATGACGGAGAAATACGCAGCTCTGCAAAAACAGGAGGAGGAGAACGTCTTGCTCTTGGCCCAGACCAAACAGGCCATTCACACAGAGCTGGAGCACAAGGATATCGAGGTGCGGCAACTGCAGGAGAAGCTGAAGCAATACGAGTCCCAGCGCGAGTCTCATACCAGCGACGTCAAAGATCAGCTGAAGAAGCTGCTGGAAATAAAACAGGAAGGCGATGCGAAGCTCATTGCCACAGAACATCTTTTGAGCACCCTCAGAGGCGAGCATACAGCCAAGGAGCAACAGGTGGTAGCCCTCGAAAAGCAGCTGGAGGCTCTTAAAGCGGAATGTGAAACAAAACTGAACGAAATGCGCCAGCACAGTGAGGACCGTGGACCCGAAGAACTGAAGAAACTACAGGTGGCTAAAAACACTGCAGAAGCTCAGCTCTCGTCCACAAATGAGCTATTGAAGTCCTTGAAGTTGCAACACACGACAAAGGAGGAACAGGTGGTCGCACTAGAGAAGCAACTGGAAACTCTAAAAGCGGACAGCGAAAGTAAACTGAAAGAATTGCGGCAGCAGAGCCAGGAGCGTGGCTCCGAGGAACTGAAGAAGCTACAGGTTGCCAAAGAAACTGCAGAAGCTAAACTCTTGTCCACGGAGGGGCTACTAAATACCCTAAAGATGCAGCAATCTGCAAAGGAAGACGAGGTGGTCGCCCTAGAGAGGCAACTGGAAACGCTCAAAGTAGAAAGCGATCAGACCCTGCAAAAACTACAACAAGAGAACAAGGATCTCGAGTCCGAAAATAAAGCTGCCAAGGACCAACTACAAGAACTACAATTGGCCAGAGGGGAAGCAGAGGCGAGTCTCTTTAGCACCGAACAACTTTTGATCTCCCTGAGAGGCGAATTATCAGCCAAAAGCGAGCAGGTTGGGGAGTTGGAGAAGGAAGTGCACGCGCTCAGAACAGACAGTGAGCAGAGTCTGCAGGACCTGCGGCAGCACAACGATCAGTTGCTCGAAATTGTCCAGCGTTCCCAGCAGATGGACTTTGAGGGTCAACTGAAGCAGACCAAAGATAATTTGGCTGCGCTGGAAGGGCAGCTGGCGGAGCGCGAGCAGCAAATCTTGGAGCTCGAAAAGAGCCTGGAGATCGAGCGAGAGTCTGTGGCCGCACTGAGCACCGAAAAGACTTCTCTAGAAGAGCAGCACAAGCTGCGATTGGAGCAGCTGCAACGTGAAATCCAAATGCTTCAGGATCAGCATGAAAGCACAGAGAGTGAAACGATAGCAGCACTGAAAGCGCAGCTCGAAACACTCAACCAGGAGCTGGCCGGCAGTCGGGCGAGTCTCCTGGCCAAGGAGAAGGAACTGAAGGCCTCTGGAAATAAGATGAACAAGCTGAAAAAGCAGCACGATCAACAACAAGCCAAGACAAGCGAACAATCAGTCCGCGTAGAGCAGCTCCAAAAAGAGATGGCGGAGAGCCAGAGTCTCGCCAGGCAGGTGGAGAGCGAGAAGGAGGAGCTGCAGACACGCGTAAGCTCTATCCTGGAGGAAATCACCAGCATGCAGGCGCACTTGCAGCAAGTGCAGGACTCGCATGGTCAACTGGAGGGCGAGAACCGCAAACTGGAGTCCCGCATCGAGGCTCTGCAGCGTGAGCAGCAGAGCAACAGTGCGCAGGACGAGCGCGCCACAGCCAAGATAGATGAAATTCAGAGTGAAAACACCAAGCTGTCTGAGCGCAACTGTCTGCTGGAGGAGCAGGCGAATCACCtacagctgcagctgcaggcgAAACAGGACGAACTGTCAAAGGTTCAGGCGAAGATGCAGCAGGTGCTCGACGAACACTCGAAACTGCAGAATGCACAGGAGCTAATGGATCACGACTATCGCACGCTGCAGGACAAGTGCGATGCCTACGAAAAGGAGACGCTTCTGAACAAGGATGCCCTGGAGTGCCTGCAGGCGGCCAGTGAAGAGCTGCAGCGGGTCAAGACTAATCTGGAGAGAGATCTGGCcgatcagcagcagcatctgTTAGAGCTGCGAGAGCGCCAGCGCGAGCATGAGCAGCAGGTGAAAGACCAGTCCGAACGCTGTACCGAACTGGAGACCAGCCACCTGGAGAGCGAGTCCCAGCTGCAGGCGACCATCCAAAATCTTCGCCTGCAGATCGATGCGTTCAGGCTGACAGAGCAGGGCGTCCAAGAGAAAATGCAGGCCACCAGTGTGGCCCAAGCCAGCCAGATGGCCACGCTCGAGGCACGCTGGAGTGCAGCCAATGCGGATGTTGAGCGGCTGCACGAGGCCAATGATGCTCTCCAGCTGGCGATGGATCAGCAAAGTCAGCGACTGGAGGAGTTGCAGGAGACCCTCGCCCAGAAGGATCGTCAACTTGAGATCACTGTGGACTCCACCCAAAAGCTGGCAAAATATgaggaaattcaagtcgaAAACGAGTATCTCCACAAGCACACAAAGCAGCTGAAACATGAGCTGGCCGAGAATGGGGAGCTCAAGGAGAAGCTAAAGTCGCTGCAGTGCGAGCTGTATGTCCTCCAGGAGCAGGTCGAGCATCACGCCACTCAAGTGACCGAAAAGGAAAGCCAAAGTGCGACGGCCAAGGCGGAGGCAGATCAGCTGAAGACTGCGCTGGAGGACCAGGCCCTCGAACTTACCCGCCAGCGGGAACACGCCAGTTTCGTGACCGAACAGAGCGATGCAGTCCAGACAGAGCTGCTTCAGACTCAGCAGCACCTGCAGGAGAGACAAAGCGAGTTGGCCAAGGCCCAAGAAGAACAGATCAGTCTTCAGGCGGCCATTGCGGAACTCCACAAAGAAGTGGCGAGCCTCAAGGAGCAGCCTGCGTCCTCCGCTTCCGCTGCCACAGATGCCGACAGTCTGCGCATCCTCAACGAGCAGCTGCAGCGGGAACTGGAGGGTCTGAAACACAAGAGCAACGGCGCCGAGTCGAATATGCAACAGGAAATCGAGGAACTGCAGGCGAACAACCAGCAGATGGCCGAGCGCATCAATGAACTGGAGACCCTGAGGGCGGGCATTCAAGCTCAGCAACTTCTGAACAGCATGGCCCCCAAACACGTCCAGGAAGCGGCCGCCACCAGCGAGAAGGCCGTGCTGGAGTCCAAATTGAAAGAGATCATGAATGAGGTCCAGGATGTGACGAATCGAAACCTGTTCCTTGAACAAAAGTGTGAAAACTTCCTGATACTCGAACAGTCCAACGAGCGCCTGAAGCTGCAGAATGCGAAACTCTCGCGCCAACTGGATGAAACACTA GTATCCATGCAGCACAGCGAGTCGGTGCCGGCCAACACAGAGTTTGAGTATTTGCGCAACATTATGTTCCAG TACTTAACCGGCAACACGAACAACGAGACTCTGGTCAAGGTGATATCGGCGGTGCTGAAATTCTCGCCACAGCAATCCCAGGTGGCCCTGGAGAAGGAGCATCAGCGTCGATCGTTG TTGAATAAACTGATCTAG
- the LOC108158531 gene encoding golgin subfamily A member 4 isoform X2, translated as MFANLKNKLIEEVKASPSKFQQFATAAQAAVSSSTNTTPNSSDTNTSSGTNENFFSITEEDTPQNSPYRIQKLPATSASSLRGRSSTQSLNGLGGGAIPRSRKLSNSSMASDVSFRLPSYDAPAVYHLQSDLDETSSEFDDSASTARLDVITKDQLYDAYKKSLDRYHKYRCRYTDLAKKYKELERDSTKARSVLVETQDKALRRISELREQCTLEQQAKAHLEEALRIEMDDMSCKMQAYQTKLKLLGENPENISAALERVSQGLDSDKLIDLEESGVRSQPPANGGSTEDLSHLQQLLEERQVQLREMTEKYAALQKQEEENVLLLAQTKQAIHTELEHKDIEVRQLQEKLKQYESQRESHTSDVKDQLKKLLEIKQEGDAKLIATEHLLSTLRGEHTAKEQQVVALEKQLEALKAECETKLNEMRQHSEDRGPEELKKLQVAKNTAEAQLSSTNELLKSLKLQHTTKEEQVVALEKQLETLKADSESKLKELRQQSQERGSEELKKLQVAKETAEAKLLSTEGLLNTLKMQQSAKEDEVVALERQLETLKVESDQTLQKLQQENKDLESENKAAKDQLQELQLARGEAEASLFSTEQLLISLRGELSAKSEQVGELEKEVHALRTDSEQSLQDLRQHNDQLLEIVQRSQQMDFEGQLKQTKDNLAALEGQLAEREQQILELEKSLEIERESVAALSTEKTSLEEQHKLRLEQLQREIQMLQDQHESTESETIAALKAQLETLNQELAGSRASLLAKEKELKASGNKMNKLKKQHDQQQAKTSEQSVRVEQLQKEMAESQSLARQVESEKEELQTRVSSILEEITSMQAHLQQVQDSHGQLEGENRKLESRIEALQREQQSNSAQDERATAKIDEIQSENTKLSERNCLLEEQANHLQLQLQAKQDELSKVQAKMQQVLDEHSKLQNAQELMDHDYRTLQDKCDAYEKETLLNKDALECLQAASEELQRVKTNLERDLADQQQHLLELRERQREHEQQVKDQSERCTELETSHLESESQLQATIQNLRLQIDAFRLTEQGVQEKMQATSVAQASQMATLEARWSAANADVERLHEANDALQLAMDQQSQRLEELQETLAQKDRQLEITVDSTQKLAKYEEIQVENEYLHKHTKQLKHELAENGELKEKLKSLQCELYVLQEQVEHHATQVTEKESQSATAKAEADQLKTALEDQALELTRQREHASFVTEQSDAVQTELLQTQQHLQERQSELAKAQEEQISLQAAIAELHKEVASLKEQPASSASAATDADSLRILNEQLQRELEGLKHKSNGAESNMQQEIEELQANNQQMAERINELETLRAGIQAQQLLNSMAPKHVQEAAATSEKAVLESKLKEIMNEVQDVTNRNLFLEQKCENFLILEQSNERLKLQNAKLSRQLDETLVSMQHSESVPANTEFEYLRNIMFQYLTGNTNNETLVKVISAVLKFSPQQSQVALEKEHQRRS; from the exons ATGTTTGCCAATCTGAAGAATAAGCTGATCGAGGAGGTGAAGGCGTCACCATCCAAATTCCAACAATTCGCGACTGCTGCACAG GCGGCCGTGAGCTCATCGACGAACACAACACCAAACAGCTCGGacaccaacaccagcagcggcaccaATGAGAACTTTTTCAGCATCACGGAGGAGG ACACGCCTCAGAACTCGCCGTACCGCATACAAAAGCTGCCAGCGACGAGCGCTTCTTCGCTGAGGGGACGCTCCTCCACACAATCCCTCAATGGATTGGGCGGCGGAGCCATACCAAGGAGCCGCAAGCTGTCCAACTCATCCATGGCCAGCGATGTGTCCTTTCGCCTGCCCTCCTACGATGCCCCAGCC GTCTATCACTTGCAATCGGATCTGGATGAGACGAGCAGCGAGTTTGATGACTCTGCTTCGACGGCACGCCTGGATGTAATCACCAAGGATCAGCTGTACGATGCGTACAAGAAGTCCCTCGATCGCTACCACAAGTATCGCTGCCGCTACACGGATCTGGCCAAAAAGTACAAGGAATTGGAGCGTGACAGCACCAAGGCAAGG TCGGTGCTGGTGGAGACACAAGACAAGGCGCTGCGTAGGATCAGCGAACTGCGTGAGCAATGCACACTGGAACAGCAGGCCAAGGCGCATCTGGAGGAGGCACTACGGATCGAAATGGATGACATGAGCTGCAAGATGCAGGCCTACCAGACCAAGCTCAAGCTGCTCGGCGAGAATCCGGAAAATATTTCGGCTGCCCTAGAGCGGGTCAGTCAAGGTCTAGACAGCGACAAGCTGATTGATCTGGAGGAATCAGGAGTTAGGTCCCAGCCTCCCGCGAATGGCGGTTCGACTGAGGACTTGTCCCATCTGCAGCAGTTGCTGGAGGAGCGGCAAGTGCAGCTTCGAGAGATGACGGAGAAATACGCAGCTCTGCAAAAACAGGAGGAGGAGAACGTCTTGCTCTTGGCCCAGACCAAACAGGCCATTCACACAGAGCTGGAGCACAAGGATATCGAGGTGCGGCAACTGCAGGAGAAGCTGAAGCAATACGAGTCCCAGCGCGAGTCTCATACCAGCGACGTCAAAGATCAGCTGAAGAAGCTGCTGGAAATAAAACAGGAAGGCGATGCGAAGCTCATTGCCACAGAACATCTTTTGAGCACCCTCAGAGGCGAGCATACAGCCAAGGAGCAACAGGTGGTAGCCCTCGAAAAGCAGCTGGAGGCTCTTAAAGCGGAATGTGAAACAAAACTGAACGAAATGCGCCAGCACAGTGAGGACCGTGGACCCGAAGAACTGAAGAAACTACAGGTGGCTAAAAACACTGCAGAAGCTCAGCTCTCGTCCACAAATGAGCTATTGAAGTCCTTGAAGTTGCAACACACGACAAAGGAGGAACAGGTGGTCGCACTAGAGAAGCAACTGGAAACTCTAAAAGCGGACAGCGAAAGTAAACTGAAAGAATTGCGGCAGCAGAGCCAGGAGCGTGGCTCCGAGGAACTGAAGAAGCTACAGGTTGCCAAAGAAACTGCAGAAGCTAAACTCTTGTCCACGGAGGGGCTACTAAATACCCTAAAGATGCAGCAATCTGCAAAGGAAGACGAGGTGGTCGCCCTAGAGAGGCAACTGGAAACGCTCAAAGTAGAAAGCGATCAGACCCTGCAAAAACTACAACAAGAGAACAAGGATCTCGAGTCCGAAAATAAAGCTGCCAAGGACCAACTACAAGAACTACAATTGGCCAGAGGGGAAGCAGAGGCGAGTCTCTTTAGCACCGAACAACTTTTGATCTCCCTGAGAGGCGAATTATCAGCCAAAAGCGAGCAGGTTGGGGAGTTGGAGAAGGAAGTGCACGCGCTCAGAACAGACAGTGAGCAGAGTCTGCAGGACCTGCGGCAGCACAACGATCAGTTGCTCGAAATTGTCCAGCGTTCCCAGCAGATGGACTTTGAGGGTCAACTGAAGCAGACCAAAGATAATTTGGCTGCGCTGGAAGGGCAGCTGGCGGAGCGCGAGCAGCAAATCTTGGAGCTCGAAAAGAGCCTGGAGATCGAGCGAGAGTCTGTGGCCGCACTGAGCACCGAAAAGACTTCTCTAGAAGAGCAGCACAAGCTGCGATTGGAGCAGCTGCAACGTGAAATCCAAATGCTTCAGGATCAGCATGAAAGCACAGAGAGTGAAACGATAGCAGCACTGAAAGCGCAGCTCGAAACACTCAACCAGGAGCTGGCCGGCAGTCGGGCGAGTCTCCTGGCCAAGGAGAAGGAACTGAAGGCCTCTGGAAATAAGATGAACAAGCTGAAAAAGCAGCACGATCAACAACAAGCCAAGACAAGCGAACAATCAGTCCGCGTAGAGCAGCTCCAAAAAGAGATGGCGGAGAGCCAGAGTCTCGCCAGGCAGGTGGAGAGCGAGAAGGAGGAGCTGCAGACACGCGTAAGCTCTATCCTGGAGGAAATCACCAGCATGCAGGCGCACTTGCAGCAAGTGCAGGACTCGCATGGTCAACTGGAGGGCGAGAACCGCAAACTGGAGTCCCGCATCGAGGCTCTGCAGCGTGAGCAGCAGAGCAACAGTGCGCAGGACGAGCGCGCCACAGCCAAGATAGATGAAATTCAGAGTGAAAACACCAAGCTGTCTGAGCGCAACTGTCTGCTGGAGGAGCAGGCGAATCACCtacagctgcagctgcaggcgAAACAGGACGAACTGTCAAAGGTTCAGGCGAAGATGCAGCAGGTGCTCGACGAACACTCGAAACTGCAGAATGCACAGGAGCTAATGGATCACGACTATCGCACGCTGCAGGACAAGTGCGATGCCTACGAAAAGGAGACGCTTCTGAACAAGGATGCCCTGGAGTGCCTGCAGGCGGCCAGTGAAGAGCTGCAGCGGGTCAAGACTAATCTGGAGAGAGATCTGGCcgatcagcagcagcatctgTTAGAGCTGCGAGAGCGCCAGCGCGAGCATGAGCAGCAGGTGAAAGACCAGTCCGAACGCTGTACCGAACTGGAGACCAGCCACCTGGAGAGCGAGTCCCAGCTGCAGGCGACCATCCAAAATCTTCGCCTGCAGATCGATGCGTTCAGGCTGACAGAGCAGGGCGTCCAAGAGAAAATGCAGGCCACCAGTGTGGCCCAAGCCAGCCAGATGGCCACGCTCGAGGCACGCTGGAGTGCAGCCAATGCGGATGTTGAGCGGCTGCACGAGGCCAATGATGCTCTCCAGCTGGCGATGGATCAGCAAAGTCAGCGACTGGAGGAGTTGCAGGAGACCCTCGCCCAGAAGGATCGTCAACTTGAGATCACTGTGGACTCCACCCAAAAGCTGGCAAAATATgaggaaattcaagtcgaAAACGAGTATCTCCACAAGCACACAAAGCAGCTGAAACATGAGCTGGCCGAGAATGGGGAGCTCAAGGAGAAGCTAAAGTCGCTGCAGTGCGAGCTGTATGTCCTCCAGGAGCAGGTCGAGCATCACGCCACTCAAGTGACCGAAAAGGAAAGCCAAAGTGCGACGGCCAAGGCGGAGGCAGATCAGCTGAAGACTGCGCTGGAGGACCAGGCCCTCGAACTTACCCGCCAGCGGGAACACGCCAGTTTCGTGACCGAACAGAGCGATGCAGTCCAGACAGAGCTGCTTCAGACTCAGCAGCACCTGCAGGAGAGACAAAGCGAGTTGGCCAAGGCCCAAGAAGAACAGATCAGTCTTCAGGCGGCCATTGCGGAACTCCACAAAGAAGTGGCGAGCCTCAAGGAGCAGCCTGCGTCCTCCGCTTCCGCTGCCACAGATGCCGACAGTCTGCGCATCCTCAACGAGCAGCTGCAGCGGGAACTGGAGGGTCTGAAACACAAGAGCAACGGCGCCGAGTCGAATATGCAACAGGAAATCGAGGAACTGCAGGCGAACAACCAGCAGATGGCCGAGCGCATCAATGAACTGGAGACCCTGAGGGCGGGCATTCAAGCTCAGCAACTTCTGAACAGCATGGCCCCCAAACACGTCCAGGAAGCGGCCGCCACCAGCGAGAAGGCCGTGCTGGAGTCCAAATTGAAAGAGATCATGAATGAGGTCCAGGATGTGACGAATCGAAACCTGTTCCTTGAACAAAAGTGTGAAAACTTCCTGATACTCGAACAGTCCAACGAGCGCCTGAAGCTGCAGAATGCGAAACTCTCGCGCCAACTGGATGAAACACTA GTATCCATGCAGCACAGCGAGTCGGTGCCGGCCAACACAGAGTTTGAGTATTTGCGCAACATTATGTTCCAG TACTTAACCGGCAACACGAACAACGAGACTCTGGTCAAGGTGATATCGGCGGTGCTGAAATTCTCGCCACAGCAATCCCAGGTGGCCCTGGAGAAGGAGCATCAGCGTCGATC TTGA